The Dreissena polymorpha isolate Duluth1 chromosome 8, UMN_Dpol_1.0, whole genome shotgun sequence genome includes the window GAAGTTTGTAATCCTTATTCAAATCGTTTTAAtgatttcaaataatatgcaacataatgttcatataaatataaaaatactgtTATTCTCGTGCCGCCCAAAATCGCCATGTACATATTTGTCGTCACACAATTGAACTATATAAAAGCCCTAAAAACTCGAAAGTCTTATGGAAGAAACAATTAATTAAGTACTCGTTAAAACTATTTACAGTAACGTActtcattaataaatacattgaaaaagtatGTTATCTCAAAAACAAATACGATAAGATTCAGTTTGTTAAAACCCATTACTGAGTGGGCAAAATATACTAGGAACATATTCATTGAAATGATGACATATATGTAACAAATTATGAAACTacgataatttaatcaaaatctcgTTCCCGTCTATGATTTCAATGGAATTGTTGACAGATTCTGGTATTTTTCAAATGTCATCAGATATGATTGCTAAcaaatctttaatattttaaaaagtctTAACTAATGTAATAGTTAGacaaaaaaatgaacataaaatacTGAAAACTAAATCAAATATACTTAAAATCGTCAAAGCTTGCGCTTTCAGTCGCAATCCATCAATATTGCATTAACCTAAATTCACAGGAAAAACTGAAACGTATAATTTtcgaatgtatattttataagaaaGTGAACATTCCATTGAAGTCCATTCTGACGTCACTTCCCGTGGCTGCGATGTGCCTGTGTCAGATTGCTATTTTGTGGATCCGTACTCTCTTGTTGACCAACTGGCCCCTGTATCTGAGCACGGTCTGGGGTAATATTGCTGAGGTGAGTTCTTGTTAATCAATCCTGTTTTAACTCTTTCAAACTAAACGTGCGGCATTACGTTTTACGTTTAAATGTCATACATTTCTTCAAATTTCAAACATGACCGTGCCATGTTAAcgttatatttgttaaaatattgtaaaataaaaataactgtcTGTGTTGCAGTCCCTTactatacaattataaaatacacACTTCTACGATTTGGAGTCCCATGCTTCTACGATTTGAGTTATTTCTAGTTTTTCTATGTTCTAATCTTATGCTTTATTTTCCCTATAGGTGCACCAACATTACACAGTTTTTTCCATTTTGTGATATTTCGCTAAATATGTACCATTCGTCTTAGATTAGCATAAAATAAGAGCATTTCTGAGAGCCGCAATGCCTTTTTCGTCTTTATATATCATTATTCTGACCATTTTTTATTAGTAGGCAAAACGTAAGAGTAAAACATTATACTTCTTAAACTCTAATCACTAAACACCAACTTTTCATGAAGACATTATCGATCTGATAGAAATGTGTGTTCTTATCTTCTGGATTACTGTTTTGACTTCATGTAAATTTGTGAAATTAAACACCCAATATTCAAAAGGTAAAAATTAAAGTGAAATTGTGGTCAACATTTATGTCATCAGTACATCGAGCAACCTCTTCGTTTTCAGGTAGGTGCACTGGCAAGCCTGCCTTACGCGTCAAATATCGTGATGTCCGTTGTGAGTGGCATCTTGGCTGACTTTTTTCTCAACCAAAAGTATCTCACCACCACAATCGTCAGGAAAATATCCATCGGCGTCGGTAGTATTTTATATTGAGCTAGTTATCTTTCACATAAATTgctttttttgtttatatttaaacctAGTTTCGAAGAGGAACATTCGGTTAGCCAATTGGCGTACAGCGTTATTGTTCCGGTTGTTGCGTCAACTTTTAATTTCCGCTTATCGATTCGAAAACTTACACATACATAGACGCCTACACAGGTTTTGTGTAAAAGCGTAACATTATTAGTTTTCCTGGTAAAAGTTTCAGAGAGACTACAATTTTTCATCGTAAgggttatattttgtttaattgcaattacaaaaaacCTAGCGTTACGTTTTAAAAgttttgtgaaaaacaatatttcggACTTCCATCTCTTTTCGCCAAAGGAGTGATTTACGTCCGACTATTTAATTTGTGTGCAGGTTTCGGACTTGTATGCGTGGGTTTCCTGGTACTGACCACTCTGTCCGCCAGCTTAGCTGTTTTCATAGTCCTCAGTATGTCTATCGGCGCGTTTGGTCTAGCCGGTTCAGGTTTGTAGATAAGGCAGATTTGACactcgataaaaatacgtttgGTGTAACCCTGTCAGGTGCGAAACAATACCAatcttatttaaatatgtcaGTGCGTATTTAAGGCCGAAAAGTAACCAAGTTTGACAATAATTAAGGCAACCCTTTCTCGCTTGCCACCTTGCTTTTGTTTAGTATGTACTTAAATATTAACATCGCTTTTTTGCTGTCCTCATGCCGGTACTTTTGCGCTGAATCATCAAAATTTTAGGATTATTAGGTTTAGATTTAACTGTGCCAATATGCGTCCTCTTTGTTGCTAGGATTGTTTACGCATTTCTGTACCATGACATATTGTTTCGAAAATTTTTATACCTGAGTATTGTTTTGATGAAAAATGTAGTTATAGGTCTAACTCTTATGTTCTTAGTGACCGAATCATACTATTAATAGCTGTGTCCTTTTTACTGTCAGTACAAGTTTGagaaataacaaaacatgtaacaACACATGAAAAACGTTCGTATATATATGTAGATATGTATCATTTTTGTAGGTTTGTCAGTGAATCCCTACAACCTCTCAACCCGTTATGCCAGCGTTCTTGCTGCGGTGACTTGGACCTGTGGATCCATCGGAGCCATCCTTGCTCCAATAGCAACCGGCTACCTGACCGTTAAACAGGTAATATAACGGACGCTCGaatctatatatgtatatgttcaagtatattttgaaaatgtctaCATTAGCAACTGATAGGACAAATAGAACTTGACAACTGAAGCATAACAATGAAATCAAACATCGCGTCAATAATTCTCTTGTATGAATATTTATTGGAAAAGGAATGAGCTATAATGCTTACATATCGTGAATGAAAAAGTATTATTCATGGATTataatagatttaattcggaactcgcgcgaTGTGAGTTTTTCCGATTTCTTAGCGCGCGTGGGAGGTACAAACGTTGTCATTAATACAgaaatgaccagtaacgtcgatatccgatttgcttcccattcagtagggataataagtatttaaacgacagtattATTTCTCTAAGAAATATCAAAATTCaagtatgttgttgttattgctaTTACTATGAATAATTAGACATAAAaaatctaacactgatatacatgtaagTCAGACatttaatacaggattaaagtctaaatacaccgttcagatgtacagccgcctataAACACGGGTCCAGaagctaacatccttaaaagacatgaaaaacatACTTGTCAGCTTTATGATAATGAAGGAACATATACAAACGGCtagacatatgcaatatttcttctgacAAAACATTGTTCATGCTCTTGTTTTTTCAGCATGCTTTATATATATAGCAAATAcaagtaatgtatggtaaagctctTTAGTGATGTGAGTTGTAATCTTAAGGTCTTAGTATTAACGAAAAAAATTCTGTACTTTTCAGATTAGAtggaagaaaaaaacacaatagagctatatcaatagacatataaatatccaactgatatcgAACAATATATTATCTTTAGTtctacgaatggactgaggataataatgttttttattggtTCTTGTCTGTATGCTTTTAAATATAGTTGAATATATACGACGGAGTCAATGTTTTGATAGTTTCGTTGAagaacttccattaaaactgtatgccaaGGCCTgtacgcacagtatatgcaatgacatagttacgtgaccgaagctgtttacatgtacatgcagcattatatcgtgttacatagtacTTTTACAAATTAAACATGATCAAGAATtgttcatctaaagaaaaatgattaaatcatatcaactataacgaacgtttgagtagaaaaagtggtgttttctGTTTAGCGATAAGAGgcattattgattcactctcttttaaaatatgctagtcggcttttgtttgtacctaccgcgcgtgctcaaatctCGGAAAAACACAGACtagagagttccgaataacaactattcaAAACTGGGCCTTATAAAAGCAgtaacgccccccccccccccctccaacccAGAATATAGTAATATATGGAGCAAGTTGTCAAAATTTAATGTTGACCCTATGTCATTGCAAGTTTGACCCATTgtacattatttgaaaacatgTAGTGGATAACCACAATACATTGTACGCTCAAAGCATTAA containing:
- the LOC127840677 gene encoding probable vesicular glutamate transporter eat-4: MKSTEDTEDAPADGDTWIGDANDTKQFANNDTDEFRKEIQRAGSDGTVCSAGWAMLFGGCILVSALFNLLLPVCIENNQYTLTCIIRTCQGLAEGFLIPSLYGVLRHWTVPSERSIQVTAVLSCEYDVGPGHEMRLDDVEFEFMTHAQGDDVNDYEKVNIPLKSILTSLPVAAMCLCQIAILWIRTLLLTNWPLYLSTVWGNIAEVGALASLPYASNIVMSVVSGILADFFLNQKYLTTTIVRKISIGVGFGLVCVGFLVLTTLSASLAVFIVLSMSIGAFGLAGSGLSVNPYNLSTRYASVLAAVTWTCGSIGAILAPIATGYLTVKQRKKYN